In one window of Helianthus annuus cultivar XRQ/B chromosome 17, HanXRQr2.0-SUNRISE, whole genome shotgun sequence DNA:
- the LOC110924349 gene encoding putative late blight resistance protein homolog R1B-17: MTVDVMRSIKSIKEEYFSILHNMKMEPHLRTDKPKAQSAAAGATSSSRNSLGSNSLLDEIIVGLDREVDLIRDKLAEDTSKLDIVSIVGMGGLGKTTLATRVFTDSFVCYHFRIRGWVTVSQTYEKTYLLNRLLVSIGVKIDLDKRHLYSHLREKLHKSLMCQRYLVVIDDIWNTEAWDDLKVVFPNHNNGSRLLLTSRHKKVALHANPYGFIHHLRCLTDEESWELLHKKVFHGHDFPDSLTGPGMQIARNCRGLPLAVVVIAGVLAKEPVIKESWERISQSGSSLIFKGHMETLALSLNHLPSHLRNCFLYLGGFPEDYRFHVARLIWLWIAEGFIQEFENQSLEETAKDYLMELVDRNLVGVQDRKFDRAIKTFSVHDVLRELSSEIATKERFNIEVLRWGNRIIAPYKTSRLFICPTTEYFYESYIVRKNN, translated from the coding sequence ATGACTGTGGATGTTATGAGATCAATCAAGTCTATCAAGGAGGAGTACTTTAGTATCCTCCATAACATGAAGATGGAACCACATCTAAGAACCGACAAACCGAAAGCCCAATCTGCCGCTGCTGGTGCTACTTCCTCCTCCAGAAATTCACTAGGATCGAACAGCCTATTGGATGAAATCATAGTGGGTCTTGATCGTGAAGTTGATCTCATACGAGACAAACTTGCCGAAGATACGAGCAAGCTGGATATCGTCTCTATTGTTGGAATGGGAGGATTAGGTAAGACTACCCTTGCTACCAGAGTCTTCACtgatagttttgtttgttatcaTTTCAGGATACGTGGGTGGGTCACTGTTTCTCAAACATATGAGAAAACCTATCTGTTAAATCGATTATTGGTATCTATTGGAGTTAAAATAGACCTTGATAAAAGGCATCTTTACTCTCATCTTCGAGAAAAGTTGCACAAGTCTCTTATGTGCCAAAGATATTTAGTTGTCATTGACGATATCTGGAACACAGAGGCTTGGGATGACCTGAAAGTTGTGTTTCCCAACCATAATAACGGAAGTCGACTTCTGCTCACCAGTCGCCACAAAAAAGTTGCTTTACATGCAAACCCATATGGTTTCATCCATCATTTAAGATGTTTGACAGATGAAGAAAGCTGGGAGTTGCTGCATAAGAAGGTGTTCCATGGCCACGATTTCCCAGACTCGTTAACTGGACCTGGAATGCAAATTGCAAGAAACTGTCGTGGATTGCCACTTGCTGTGGTTGTCATAGCAGGAGTTCTAGCAAAAGAACCAGTAATCAAAGAATCATGGGAAAGAATTTCCCAGAGTGGCAGTTCATTAATCTTCAAAGGGCACATGGAAACGCTGGCTTTGAGTTTGAACCATCTACCTTCTCACTTGAGAAACTGCTTTCTTTATCTAGGAGGCTTTCCAGAAGACTATAGGTTTCATGTAGCAAGGTTGATTTGGTTATGGATTGCTGAAGGATTTATACAAGAATTCGAAAACCAAAGCCTAGAGGAAACTGCAAAAGATTACCTGATGGAACTAGTCGACAGAAATCTTGTAGGTGTTCAGGATAGAAAGTTCGACCGTGCCATCAAGACTTTCTCTGTCCATGATGTTTTAAGGGAGCTCAGCTCGGAAATTGCAACAAAAGAAAGGTTTAACATAGAAGTACTAAGATGGGGAAATCGTATCATTGCGCCATATAAGACAAGCCGCTTATTCATATGCCCTACCACAGAGTACTTTTATGAAAGTTACATTGTTAGAAAAAACAACTGA